The following coding sequences lie in one Methanopyrus sp. SNP6 genomic window:
- the map gene encoding type II methionyl aminopeptidase, translating into MNDEFREAGKVVKRVLRRAAREVDVGDKLLEIAEYLEDCVRDQGAEPAFPVNLSLNEVAAHYTPSPDDEIEISPGDILKIDIGAHVNGAIGDAAITLSFDNDLGERLAEVAREALEAAIAMIRPGAECREVGRAIGEVCRDYGFKPVIGLTGHQIEPWNLHAGVSIPNDDLPGYKDKLEEGMVLAVEPFVTTEDGKGDVRPGSTVEIFSVRNPNQRSRLDLHRIYEDRKSLPFARRWVKEATRMKFELIRLSKLGAVKAYPELVEVNGEPVAQWEHTVMITERGCRVLTE; encoded by the coding sequence GTGAACGATGAGTTCCGGGAAGCCGGAAAGGTGGTCAAAAGGGTTCTACGTAGGGCTGCCCGGGAGGTCGACGTTGGAGACAAGCTGCTGGAAATAGCCGAATACCTCGAGGATTGCGTGAGGGATCAAGGTGCAGAACCGGCATTTCCGGTAAACCTGTCGCTTAACGAGGTGGCGGCTCATTACACGCCGAGCCCGGATGATGAAATCGAGATATCACCAGGGGACATCCTGAAAATCGACATAGGTGCTCACGTCAACGGTGCCATCGGAGACGCGGCGATCACGTTGTCCTTCGACAACGACCTAGGAGAACGGTTGGCGGAGGTCGCCCGCGAGGCCCTAGAAGCGGCCATAGCGATGATTCGACCGGGCGCCGAGTGTCGCGAAGTCGGAAGGGCCATCGGCGAGGTGTGTCGAGACTACGGCTTCAAGCCGGTTATCGGACTCACAGGTCATCAGATCGAACCGTGGAACCTACACGCCGGCGTTTCTATCCCCAACGACGATCTGCCGGGATACAAAGACAAGCTCGAGGAGGGGATGGTACTGGCAGTCGAACCGTTCGTGACCACTGAGGACGGAAAAGGGGACGTGAGACCCGGCTCGACCGTCGAGATTTTCTCGGTGCGGAACCCCAATCAACGGTCTCGCTTAGATCTGCACCGAATATACGAGGATCGGAAGTCACTGCCTTTCGCTCGACGTTGGGTGAAGGAAGCCACAAGAATGAAGTTCGAACTGATAAGACTGAGTAAGCTTGGAGCCGTGAAAGCCTACCCAGAGCTCGTCGAGGTGAACGGGGAACCGGTTGCCCAGTGGGAACATACCGTGATGATTACCGAGCGCGGGTGTCGCGTGCTGACGGAATAA
- a CDS encoding transglutaminase family protein, producing the protein MEVTYVNNWDPNLNPEHIEDWKRIAREILGDPKSWWEQYTAGTPLDELVYEAAKKIEYWVSPYDDVDPHGIKYQYYYNTRYGAWKTLQLGRGNCCDHAHVMVALCRASGIAIRYRHEVTRFPCWGTCDHVCVEVGLPENIVDGKSQDVKWVRMDPTNPNSRCIRLKATYPNLPF; encoded by the coding sequence GTGGAGGTCACGTACGTCAACAACTGGGACCCGAACCTCAACCCGGAACACATCGAGGACTGGAAGCGCATCGCCAGAGAAATCCTCGGCGACCCGAAGTCCTGGTGGGAGCAGTATACTGCCGGTACACCGCTGGACGAGCTCGTCTACGAGGCCGCCAAGAAGATCGAGTACTGGGTGTCACCCTACGATGACGTCGACCCGCACGGCATCAAGTACCAGTACTACTACAACACGAGGTACGGCGCCTGGAAGACATTGCAGCTCGGTCGCGGTAACTGCTGCGACCACGCCCATGTCATGGTCGCCCTATGCAGGGCGTCCGGCATCGCTATCAGGTACCGTCACGAGGTCACCCGGTTCCCGTGCTGGGGCACGTGCGACCACGTCTGCGTTGAGGTAGGACTACCCGAGAACATCGTCGACGGTAAGTCCCAGGACGTGAAGTGGGTCCGCATGGACCCCACCAACCCCAACTCGCGGTGCATCCGGCTGAAGGCCACGTACCCGAACCTCCCCTTCTAA
- the dnaG gene encoding DNA primase DnaG has protein sequence MSEGRTDYGNGAVKYVIRAKLRANGYVERPDVVGAIFGQTEGLLGDDLDLRRLLKTGRIGRIDVKLRNENGKTVGEIIVPSSLDRVETALVAAALEQVDRIGPCRAEVEVVSIDDIRKEKRNRMIRRAREILREMVSEVTPDSSELVQKVKEAVEDVEVEEYKGLPAGPNVEDSDAIIVVEGRADVANLLRCGIKNVIAVEGTNVPEAIVELSKEKTVTAFVDGDRGGELILKELLQVADVDYVAKAPKGKEVEELTRKEIKRALERKVPVEEYLKEVSERHKDKEREKGKKKPKPKKRPKRRGRLRKKERPKRDPQERRLLDRLKHLKGTFRAELLDEGLEPVKEVELDELVEKLKSEDGVRAVVLDGVITRRLVEAAREKGVKYVVGVKEGDLDPEIKKGVKIITMS, from the coding sequence TTGTCGGAAGGGCGCACCGATTACGGTAACGGGGCCGTCAAATACGTCATCCGGGCCAAACTACGTGCTAACGGTTACGTGGAACGTCCGGACGTCGTGGGTGCTATCTTCGGCCAGACTGAGGGACTATTAGGCGACGACCTCGACCTGCGTCGGTTATTAAAAACGGGCCGTATAGGTCGTATTGACGTCAAGCTGCGGAACGAGAATGGAAAAACCGTAGGTGAAATCATAGTCCCGTCGAGCCTGGATCGTGTGGAGACCGCCCTGGTAGCCGCTGCGTTGGAGCAAGTCGATAGGATCGGCCCGTGTCGGGCCGAAGTGGAGGTGGTGTCAATAGACGATATCCGGAAAGAGAAGCGGAATCGGATGATCCGCAGAGCTCGCGAGATTCTGCGTGAAATGGTGAGCGAAGTGACTCCGGACAGCAGTGAGCTCGTGCAGAAGGTGAAAGAGGCCGTAGAGGACGTCGAAGTCGAGGAGTACAAAGGACTACCGGCCGGACCGAACGTGGAAGATTCGGACGCGATCATAGTGGTGGAAGGGAGGGCGGACGTAGCGAACCTGCTCCGGTGCGGGATTAAAAACGTGATCGCGGTGGAGGGCACTAACGTACCGGAGGCAATCGTAGAACTTTCCAAGGAGAAGACCGTGACGGCGTTCGTCGACGGGGACCGCGGCGGCGAGCTGATCCTAAAGGAATTACTCCAAGTAGCCGACGTAGACTACGTCGCGAAGGCACCGAAGGGCAAGGAAGTGGAGGAGCTGACCAGGAAGGAGATCAAACGGGCGCTCGAGAGGAAGGTCCCGGTAGAGGAGTACCTCAAGGAGGTCAGTGAGCGCCACAAGGACAAGGAGAGGGAGAAGGGCAAGAAGAAGCCAAAACCCAAGAAGAGACCCAAGAGACGAGGTCGACTACGTAAGAAGGAGCGACCGAAACGTGACCCCCAAGAGCGCCGATTGCTTGACAGGTTGAAGCATCTCAAAGGCACGTTCCGCGCGGAGCTCCTCGATGAGGGTCTAGAGCCGGTTAAAGAGGTGGAACTCGATGAGTTGGTTGAGAAACTGAAATCCGAAGACGGCGTACGGGCTGTAGTTCTTGACGGTGTGATTACGCGTCGACTCGTCGAAGCAGCCCGAGAGAAGGGTGTGAAGTACGTAGTGGGCGTGAAAGAAGGAGATCTCGATCCTGAGATCAAGAAAGGTGTTAAGATCATCACGATGTCTTAG
- a CDS encoding TIGR03576 family pyridoxal phosphate-dependent enzyme, with protein sequence MRVRDRALEIIRERISRGDPLYDFTGLASRPKVDAASDEFRTYLSEALILPEIRELCREHFDAPEYEVMVVPRTTAAVIATILALEPRSVLHVLPEGGEAHPCVEEGCRLAGAEYEEVEESEKSDLNGFDLVVVTGCDVRWNVVSEDTLREVASAEAVTLLDDASGDRVRRLHGQKPGPRYGFDLVVTSCDKLMDGPRAGILIGRDDLVEDVRRVCEGYGWTVDGPTLAAVKRALEEFEFSSLEARLKELERVYERLKDELDVERTGAGLVFHGVEREVEIGLRLLRRYGIMTITALGYERVDRTLRFNLLTEDAERFGYDRFVEVVKGELS encoded by the coding sequence ATGAGGGTTAGGGATCGGGCGTTGGAGATAATCAGGGAGAGGATCTCGCGGGGCGACCCACTCTACGACTTCACCGGGTTAGCGTCGCGACCGAAGGTTGACGCGGCCTCGGACGAGTTCCGTACCTACTTGTCGGAAGCGCTGATCCTACCGGAGATCCGGGAGCTCTGTCGGGAGCACTTCGATGCCCCGGAGTACGAAGTTATGGTAGTCCCTAGGACGACGGCGGCCGTCATCGCGACGATCCTGGCACTCGAGCCGAGAAGTGTATTGCACGTACTACCCGAGGGCGGTGAAGCCCACCCGTGTGTGGAGGAAGGCTGTAGGTTGGCGGGAGCTGAGTACGAAGAGGTCGAAGAGTCGGAGAAATCCGACCTCAACGGGTTCGATCTCGTGGTCGTGACGGGTTGCGATGTACGTTGGAACGTTGTAAGCGAAGATACTCTGAGGGAAGTCGCCTCCGCGGAGGCCGTGACGTTGCTGGACGACGCCTCGGGCGACCGAGTACGTCGATTGCACGGCCAGAAGCCGGGTCCGAGGTACGGGTTCGACCTGGTGGTGACGAGTTGTGACAAGCTGATGGACGGGCCACGTGCCGGCATATTGATCGGACGGGACGACCTCGTGGAGGACGTACGGCGGGTCTGCGAAGGATACGGTTGGACGGTCGACGGACCGACGCTCGCGGCCGTGAAGAGGGCCTTGGAAGAGTTCGAGTTTAGCTCACTAGAAGCACGGTTAAAGGAGCTTGAACGCGTGTACGAGCGGCTCAAGGATGAGCTCGACGTGGAACGGACGGGTGCTGGTCTGGTGTTCCACGGAGTGGAGCGGGAAGTGGAGATCGGGCTCAGGTTACTGCGACGGTACGGGATTATGACCATAACCGCCCTGGGTTACGAGCGCGTGGATAGAACCTTGCGCTTCAATCTTCTGACGGAGGACGCGGAGCGTTTCGGTTACGATCGGTTCGTTGAGGTCGTGAAGGGGGAGCTGTCATGA
- a CDS encoding phosphoadenosine phosphosulfate reductase family protein, with product MEKLPDRAPAYVCRECELVTLLRRCPECDRSTDPLRVTPPAELRPVGPGYLELIREVLEDEGLPANLVRDDELLLANRAPDLDYLDEIVAAEPVLALRYDLWEDRWTIVLKPEGARRLHELGGKSIEVDRGAAKAVREGKNLFAPGVTSADDVEPGEWVVIEHGDRPVAFGRAEMSGSEMVRRSRGLAVNVRGTVEGYSTYFRGRDFEDVAKAHEEYVSERLEEAVEFVRENVSPSRTFASFSGGKDSLVTLLVAAEAGVERALFVDTGMELPETVEVAERAAEAVGIDVEVVEGDPEMFHRVTEELLPPSRDNRWCTLAAKLAPVTRYVRSEFDRRCYTLVGIRKYESEARSERGRVWDSDAVPGQVNVAPIFDWSSLDIWLCLYSRNLPYNPLYDEGFDRIGCYMCPASKVGDFRLSERVHPELWEEWVETLGRYRERHGLPRDWLRYHVWRWLRPEGEIRKVASEESLRWGERVLGRWREVLPDEAARGFRRGCPGCGYCGVVGSDRCEILEASLRRVFGR from the coding sequence ATGGAGAAGCTTCCGGATAGGGCCCCGGCGTACGTGTGCCGAGAATGCGAGCTCGTCACACTGCTACGCCGGTGTCCGGAGTGTGATAGAAGTACGGACCCGCTGCGCGTGACCCCTCCTGCGGAGCTCCGACCGGTAGGTCCCGGTTACTTGGAGCTGATCCGCGAGGTGTTGGAGGATGAGGGGTTACCGGCAAATCTCGTGCGTGATGACGAGCTACTCCTCGCGAATCGTGCTCCGGATCTCGATTACCTGGACGAGATCGTCGCCGCCGAGCCGGTACTGGCGCTGCGGTACGATTTGTGGGAGGACAGATGGACGATCGTGCTCAAGCCGGAGGGGGCGAGACGTCTCCACGAGTTGGGTGGAAAATCGATCGAGGTGGACCGTGGGGCCGCGAAGGCGGTAAGGGAGGGGAAGAACCTGTTCGCGCCGGGCGTGACGTCCGCGGACGATGTCGAGCCGGGAGAGTGGGTGGTGATCGAACACGGGGACCGTCCGGTAGCCTTCGGTCGGGCCGAGATGTCGGGGAGCGAAATGGTCCGCCGGAGCCGCGGGCTAGCCGTGAACGTGAGGGGTACCGTAGAGGGGTATTCGACGTACTTCCGTGGTAGGGACTTTGAGGACGTGGCGAAGGCGCACGAGGAGTACGTTTCTGAGCGGTTGGAAGAGGCAGTGGAGTTCGTCCGGGAGAACGTGAGCCCGTCCCGGACCTTCGCCTCGTTCTCGGGCGGCAAGGACAGTCTGGTCACCTTACTCGTGGCAGCGGAGGCGGGGGTGGAGCGCGCGCTCTTCGTGGACACGGGCATGGAGTTACCGGAGACCGTGGAGGTAGCGGAGCGGGCCGCCGAGGCAGTGGGTATCGACGTGGAGGTGGTCGAAGGAGATCCGGAGATGTTCCACCGGGTGACGGAGGAGCTGTTACCCCCTTCCCGGGACAACAGGTGGTGCACGCTGGCCGCGAAGCTCGCACCCGTCACGAGGTACGTTCGTTCCGAGTTCGACCGAAGGTGTTACACGCTGGTAGGTATCCGGAAGTACGAGTCCGAGGCCCGATCCGAGCGGGGTAGGGTGTGGGATAGCGACGCGGTGCCAGGACAGGTGAACGTGGCCCCTATCTTCGATTGGTCGTCCTTGGACATCTGGCTGTGCTTGTACTCTCGTAACTTGCCGTACAACCCGCTTTACGACGAGGGTTTCGATAGGATAGGGTGTTACATGTGCCCGGCGAGCAAAGTCGGGGACTTCAGGCTCTCGGAGCGCGTACACCCAGAACTTTGGGAGGAGTGGGTGGAGACGCTCGGACGATACCGTGAGAGGCACGGGCTGCCGCGCGATTGGCTCAGGTACCACGTTTGGAGGTGGTTACGTCCCGAAGGCGAGATCCGAAAGGTCGCTAGTGAGGAGTCGCTACGGTGGGGAGAGCGCGTTCTCGGGCGGTGGCGGGAGGTACTCCCGGATGAGGCGGCTCGGGGTTTCCGTCGGGGGTGTCCAGGTTGTGGGTACTGCGGTGTGGTGGGGTCGGATCGGTGTGAGATATTGGAAGCCAGCTTGCGGCGGGTGTTCGGACGATGA
- a CDS encoding type II glyceraldehyde-3-phosphate dehydrogenase, whose protein sequence is MADVSVLINGYGTIGKRVADAVDAQHDMEVLGVVKTSPDYLARLAVEEYGYPLFVPEDRVEKFEDAGIEIEGTVEDVVLNADDYGLDVVVDCTPEGIGARNKETLYEKAGVKAIFQGGEEAEVAEVSFVAQCNYEEAVGADYVRCVSCNTTALCRTLGTLREEFELGRVYVTIVRRAADPHQVKKGPINAIVPNPVTVPSHHGPDVRTVMPDIDITTAAVKVPTTLMHMHVVRVELEEEVTSDDVIDAFKEARRIWVVPHGEGLGSTAELIELGRDLGRKRYDLYEILVWEESINVEDGVLYYMQAVHQEADVVPENVDAIRAMTELEEDPEASMDATDDALGILTSSPL, encoded by the coding sequence TTGGCCGACGTTAGCGTGTTGATCAACGGGTACGGAACTATCGGCAAAAGAGTCGCCGATGCTGTCGACGCTCAGCATGACATGGAGGTGCTCGGGGTAGTCAAAACGTCGCCGGATTACCTGGCCCGGTTGGCCGTCGAGGAGTACGGTTACCCGCTGTTCGTGCCGGAAGACCGAGTTGAGAAGTTCGAGGATGCAGGAATCGAGATTGAGGGTACAGTGGAAGACGTGGTGCTGAACGCAGATGACTACGGGCTTGATGTCGTCGTGGACTGCACCCCCGAAGGCATCGGAGCCCGGAACAAGGAGACGCTGTATGAGAAAGCCGGGGTTAAGGCGATCTTCCAAGGTGGCGAGGAGGCGGAAGTCGCCGAGGTGTCGTTCGTCGCTCAGTGTAACTACGAAGAGGCCGTAGGTGCCGACTACGTTCGGTGCGTGTCGTGCAACACCACGGCCCTATGCCGCACGCTAGGGACTCTGAGGGAGGAGTTCGAGCTCGGACGCGTCTACGTGACGATCGTACGCCGGGCGGCCGATCCGCACCAGGTGAAGAAGGGGCCGATCAACGCCATCGTGCCGAACCCGGTAACTGTGCCGTCCCACCACGGGCCGGACGTCAGGACCGTAATGCCGGACATCGACATTACGACAGCGGCCGTGAAGGTGCCGACGACACTCATGCACATGCACGTTGTCAGGGTGGAGCTGGAGGAAGAAGTCACGTCGGACGACGTCATCGACGCGTTCAAGGAGGCGAGAAGGATCTGGGTGGTACCACACGGGGAGGGGCTCGGTTCCACGGCCGAGTTGATCGAGTTGGGACGTGACCTCGGTAGGAAGCGGTACGACCTGTATGAGATACTAGTTTGGGAAGAGTCCATCAACGTGGAGGACGGCGTGCTCTACTACATGCAGGCCGTGCACCAGGAGGCCGACGTCGTACCCGAGAACGTGGACGCTATCCGCGCGATGACCGAGTTAGAAGAAGACCCGGAGGCTTCCATGGACGCCACGGACGATGCACTCGGTATACTCACCTCCTCGCCACTATAA
- a CDS encoding Lon protease family protein, giving the protein MPHNVLSSGLLDKLLRKKDSGKDEKSSENERDEKDLINPVKEDFTLDDIETTADIKIPDNPLDMVIGQDHAVEYAKLAAKQRRHLLLVGPPGVGKSMIAQGIAELLPKPREQIEVYHNPANPERPIVKVRTRDEVEKEDSDTLLSPEDVPEPVAEQLGFRCPSCGEYSDPDCDCRYCPRCGSQKYSARTYRATQYDRATSRQVAVIYERVGDRIRVVKPDSEEEKKVLVPLDRKPFVQATGASETELLGDVKHCPWGGDEQLGEPPYKRVIPGAVHEAHEGVLFIDELAQLGPLQQHLLTAMQEKEYPITGKNPQSSGAAVRVEGVPCDFILVGACNIQDLPMILSPLRSRIQGEGYEVLMKTTMPDTEENRAKLAQFVAQEVERDGRIPHATREAVEEIVKEAQRRARVIDGERDALTLRLRDLSGVVRLAGDLAVMKGAKYIEPKHVRAAIKKAKPVEDQIIEEYGSLEEGLRRDVATCSLSSPAAQQRVIQGDTTDSYYHQEDKRGYI; this is encoded by the coding sequence ATGCCGCACAATGTGCTTTCCTCGGGCTTGCTAGATAAATTGCTTCGGAAAAAAGACTCTGGCAAAGATGAGAAGAGCTCCGAGAATGAGCGTGATGAGAAAGACCTTATCAACCCCGTGAAGGAGGACTTCACCCTGGATGATATCGAGACGACGGCCGACATAAAGATTCCCGACAACCCGCTGGACATGGTGATAGGCCAAGACCACGCCGTGGAGTACGCTAAGCTCGCCGCGAAGCAGCGTAGGCACCTTCTTCTCGTCGGTCCTCCGGGCGTTGGTAAGAGCATGATAGCTCAGGGAATTGCCGAGCTGCTGCCCAAACCCCGTGAGCAGATCGAGGTGTACCACAACCCAGCTAACCCGGAACGTCCCATCGTGAAGGTCCGTACGCGAGACGAGGTCGAGAAGGAAGACTCGGACACACTACTGTCGCCCGAGGATGTCCCTGAGCCGGTCGCCGAACAGCTCGGATTCCGATGCCCGAGCTGTGGGGAATACAGCGATCCGGACTGTGACTGTCGATACTGTCCTCGGTGTGGATCACAGAAGTACTCCGCTCGTACCTATCGGGCCACCCAATACGACCGGGCTACGAGCCGCCAAGTGGCGGTGATCTACGAACGCGTGGGTGACAGAATCCGGGTCGTCAAGCCCGACTCCGAGGAGGAGAAAAAAGTACTGGTGCCTCTCGATAGGAAACCGTTCGTCCAAGCTACTGGTGCTAGTGAAACGGAGCTATTGGGAGACGTAAAACACTGTCCCTGGGGAGGCGATGAGCAGCTTGGTGAGCCTCCGTATAAGCGAGTAATCCCGGGGGCTGTACACGAAGCCCATGAAGGCGTCCTGTTCATCGACGAACTAGCACAGTTGGGTCCCCTCCAGCAACACCTGCTCACGGCGATGCAGGAAAAGGAGTACCCGATCACCGGTAAAAACCCACAGTCATCAGGCGCGGCGGTACGCGTGGAAGGCGTCCCATGCGATTTCATTCTCGTAGGGGCGTGCAACATCCAGGACCTTCCAATGATATTATCACCGCTACGATCGCGTATCCAAGGTGAAGGATACGAAGTCCTGATGAAAACCACGATGCCGGATACCGAAGAGAACCGGGCCAAGTTGGCACAGTTCGTCGCCCAAGAAGTGGAGCGGGATGGACGGATCCCGCACGCCACCAGAGAGGCCGTCGAAGAGATCGTGAAGGAGGCGCAACGACGCGCCAGAGTGATAGATGGTGAGAGAGACGCCCTAACTCTACGGCTCCGTGACTTGTCCGGGGTCGTGAGGTTGGCGGGAGATCTCGCGGTGATGAAGGGAGCGAAGTACATTGAACCTAAGCACGTTCGGGCCGCCATTAAGAAGGCGAAGCCCGTCGAGGATCAGATTATAGAGGAGTACGGCTCACTAGAGGAAGGCCTGAGACGAGATGTAGCTACATGCTCGCTCTCCTCACCGGCCGCGCAACAGCGTGTTATTCAGGGTGATACAACAGATTCATACTACCACCAAGAGGATAAACGAGGGTACATTTAA
- the argH gene encoding argininosuccinate lyase → MALGRPFYRGGRVSGGRDPDFAELSSSLEQDREIFHCDVWNSVVHAVSLWEAGRIDRSTAAEIVEGLVTVLEEGPDRLPQDAEDVHEAVESKLHEVVGEEAGWLQLGRSRNDQVATSVRMRLRERALDLSRELVGLGRALLDLAREHAEVPIAGYTHLKRAQPCTIGFWMSTYAASVARSARGLLRVPGMDECPLGCSAFSGSTVPVDRYREAALLGFRRPAQHCGEATALRGPILEFLGRLATTASELTRLAGDLVQMCSDELGVVEPPDELSSTSSVMPHKKNPDALELVRAELTVVAGLKGLGDAVHGKLPMFYNRDLQVLNGLLWDSVNRFELCVRVLRKVVEGLEVDEEAARGTVLGSHAAAVDLAELVAERADMTFREAHKVVGRVSTRLDREGVPMSPEWADRVVEELEREGVELRAEDVRDVLNLKRTLRRPVEGSTDPERLGVILDRLRAELAAVERLEGTWRGKLERALNATEAAVNRLGVGGFAEAYRGYWDGEASG, encoded by the coding sequence TTGGCACTGGGGAGACCGTTCTACCGGGGCGGTCGCGTCTCCGGCGGCCGCGACCCTGACTTCGCTGAACTGTCATCGTCGCTGGAGCAGGACCGGGAGATCTTCCATTGCGACGTGTGGAACTCGGTGGTCCACGCGGTGTCGCTGTGGGAAGCCGGGAGGATAGATCGTTCGACCGCTGCGGAAATCGTTGAGGGTCTCGTAACGGTTCTCGAGGAGGGTCCCGACCGGCTGCCCCAGGACGCAGAGGACGTCCACGAGGCCGTAGAGTCGAAGCTACACGAGGTGGTCGGCGAGGAAGCCGGATGGCTGCAGCTCGGCAGGAGCAGGAACGATCAGGTGGCGACGAGCGTACGGATGCGGCTGAGGGAGCGCGCGCTGGACCTGTCGCGCGAGCTAGTCGGGCTCGGAAGGGCGCTGCTGGACTTAGCCCGAGAGCACGCTGAGGTGCCTATCGCTGGGTACACCCACCTGAAGCGGGCGCAGCCGTGCACGATCGGGTTCTGGATGTCTACCTACGCGGCGTCGGTCGCGCGTTCCGCCCGGGGATTGCTCAGGGTCCCGGGGATGGACGAGTGCCCGCTGGGGTGCTCCGCGTTCTCGGGATCGACGGTCCCGGTGGACAGGTACCGGGAGGCCGCGCTGCTGGGCTTCCGGAGACCGGCGCAGCACTGCGGTGAGGCCACAGCGTTGAGGGGACCGATCTTGGAGTTCCTCGGGAGACTGGCCACCACAGCTTCGGAGCTGACCAGGTTGGCCGGGGACCTGGTACAGATGTGCTCCGACGAGCTCGGGGTAGTGGAACCCCCGGACGAGTTGTCGTCGACGAGCTCGGTGATGCCGCACAAGAAGAACCCGGACGCGCTGGAGCTCGTCCGGGCCGAGCTGACCGTCGTCGCGGGACTGAAGGGTCTCGGGGACGCCGTCCACGGTAAGCTTCCGATGTTCTACAACAGGGACCTCCAGGTGTTGAACGGCCTACTGTGGGACTCCGTGAACCGGTTCGAGCTGTGCGTGCGGGTGCTCCGTAAGGTAGTCGAGGGACTGGAAGTGGACGAGGAGGCGGCCCGGGGTACCGTTCTGGGATCGCATGCGGCAGCCGTCGACCTGGCGGAGCTCGTGGCGGAGCGGGCGGATATGACGTTTCGAGAGGCACACAAGGTCGTGGGTAGGGTCTCGACGCGGCTGGACCGCGAGGGAGTTCCAATGAGCCCCGAGTGGGCGGATCGGGTGGTCGAGGAGCTTGAACGGGAAGGGGTGGAGCTGCGGGCCGAGGACGTTCGTGACGTTCTGAACCTGAAGAGGACGCTCCGGCGCCCCGTGGAAGGATCCACCGATCCCGAGCGGCTGGGTGTGATTTTGGACAGACTGCGGGCGGAACTCGCGGCTGTGGAGCGTCTGGAAGGCACGTGGCGCGGGAAGCTCGAGCGGGCCCTGAACGCGACCGAGGCGGCGGTTAACCGGCTAGGTGTGGGGGGGTTCGCGGAAGCTTACCGGGGGTACTGGGATGGAGAAGCTTCCGGATAG
- a CDS encoding transcription initiation factor IIB family protein has protein sequence MVYTESEHRVCPKCGSANLERDEKHGELVCRDCGTVVDYLIDYGPEWRAFNADQRAQRERTGAPISERHPHRLGDTIIDDRDTHGRRLVDWRFRRLKRWDRWISNDPVSRNIRSAVELIERVCSQANIPRSIVDEAIRIYRKAVEKDLVRGRSIENTAAAALFMACKKRKHPRTIKEIAKLFGITPKDINRTHRVLLRHLNERMPAPDPKQYLSRFATELGVSEDVEMLAREILEKAEKKGLTVSRNPAGLAGAALYLAGLLKAKEYIEEYREKMKEAESEEEKKKLERELNEKLRTCRRTQPEVAKISGVTEVTIRNRYKELAEELDLEVPDPTKIDVPA, from the coding sequence ATGGTCTACACCGAGTCGGAGCACCGGGTGTGCCCGAAGTGTGGAAGTGCGAACCTGGAGCGTGACGAGAAGCATGGGGAGCTGGTCTGTCGGGACTGTGGTACCGTCGTCGACTATCTGATCGACTACGGGCCCGAGTGGAGGGCCTTCAACGCGGATCAGCGCGCGCAGCGTGAGCGTACGGGTGCACCCATCTCAGAACGTCATCCGCATAGGTTAGGGGACACGATCATCGACGACCGCGACACTCATGGTCGTCGTCTCGTTGACTGGCGGTTCAGGCGTCTGAAGAGGTGGGATAGGTGGATTTCGAACGATCCGGTCAGCAGGAACATCCGATCCGCTGTGGAACTCATTGAGAGGGTATGCTCACAGGCTAACATCCCACGGTCAATCGTGGATGAAGCGATCCGGATATATCGGAAGGCCGTGGAGAAGGATCTAGTCCGAGGTAGGTCGATCGAGAACACGGCCGCGGCCGCACTGTTCATGGCGTGTAAGAAGCGTAAGCACCCCCGTACTATTAAGGAGATTGCGAAACTGTTCGGGATCACACCCAAAGACATCAACCGAACGCACCGGGTCCTACTCCGGCACCTGAACGAGCGTATGCCCGCTCCGGATCCAAAGCAGTACCTATCCCGATTCGCGACCGAGCTAGGTGTCTCTGAGGATGTCGAAATGCTGGCCCGTGAGATCCTGGAGAAGGCCGAGAAGAAAGGCCTGACCGTGAGCCGTAATCCGGCCGGACTGGCGGGCGCGGCTCTGTACTTAGCCGGACTCCTCAAGGCTAAGGAGTATATAGAAGAGTACCGTGAGAAGATGAAGGAAGCCGAGTCGGAGGAAGAGAAGAAGAAACTCGAACGCGAGCTCAACGAGAAGCTCCGAACGTGCCGCCGGACACAGCCCGAGGTTGCGAAGATTTCTGGAGTTACCGAAGTCACGATCAGGAACCGGTACAAGGAGCTGGCCGAGGAGTTGGACCTGGAAGTTCCGGATCCAACTAAAATCGATGTGCCGGCATGA
- a CDS encoding UPF0058 family protein, which produces MKKDEFFLLHSVLYYVLEYLKMEGKTREDDVKLYDEFNVKPGHLHKTKLQHKCAVFLLAYVIARAISSELPKAEGLGQRLGKLLEELFEELKRRGEEVPVEPP; this is translated from the coding sequence ATGAAAAAGGACGAATTCTTCCTCCTCCACTCGGTTCTTTACTATGTTCTGGAGTATCTAAAAATGGAAGGGAAAACTAGGGAAGACGACGTAAAGTTGTACGATGAGTTCAACGTGAAACCGGGCCATCTACACAAAACAAAACTACAGCACAAGTGTGCCGTGTTCCTGCTAGCTTACGTTATCGCCAGGGCTATCAGCTCAGAACTACCGAAAGCGGAGGGATTGGGACAGAGGCTGGGGAAGCTGCTGGAAGAACTCTTCGAGGAGCTGAAGAGAAGGGGTGAAGAAGTTCCAGTTGAACCTCCGTAG